One part of the Solanum dulcamara chromosome 8, daSolDulc1.2, whole genome shotgun sequence genome encodes these proteins:
- the LOC129899168 gene encoding E3 ubiquitin-protein ligase SINAT3-like codes for MEGMEMDSIECVSSMDGVEDEEIQSSVASHQYPSGKPNNIVPAGIVPTSVHELLECPVCTNSMYPPIHQCQNGHTLCSTCKTRVHNRCPTCRQELGDIRCLALEKVAESLELPCKYFSLGCPEIFPYYSKLKHETLCNFRPYSCPYAGSECSVTGNIPYLVTHLRDDHKVDMHTGCTFNHRYVKSNPREVENATWMLTVFHCFGQYFCLHFEAFQLGMAPVYMAFLRFMGDETDARNYSYSLEVGGNGRKLIWEGTPRSIRDSHRKVRDSHDGLIIQRNMALFFSGGDRKELKLRVTGRIWKEQQNPDGGVCIPNLCS; via the exons ATGGAAGGAATGGAAATGGATAGCATTGAGTGTGTATCATCAATGGATGGTGTTGAAGATGAAGAGATCCAATCCTCTGTTGCATCTCATCAATATCCTTCAGGAAAGCCTAATAACATTGTTCCTGCCGGAATTGTCCCTACTAGTGTACATGAATTGCTTGAATGCCCTGTTTGTACCAATTCTATGTACCCACCAATTCACCAG TGTCAAAATGGGCACACACTTTGTTCTACCTGCAAAACAAGGGTGcacaatagatgtccaacatgCAGACAAGAGCTTGGTGATATAAGGTGTTTAGCATTAGAGAAGGTTGCAGAGTCACTTGAACTGCCTTGCAAATATTTTTCTTTGGGGTGCCCAGAAATATTCCCATATTACAGCAAACTCAAGCATGAAACATTGTGCAATTTTAGACCGTACAGTTGCCCATATGCTGGGTCAGAGTGCTCAGTGACCGGGAACATCCCTTATTTGGTTACACATTTAAGAGATGATCACAAAGTGGATATGCACACGGGATGCACGTTCAACCATCGTTATGTGAAGTCTAATCCTCGTGAAGTAGAAAATGCAACATGGATGTTGACG GTCTTCCATTGTTTTGGGCAATATTTCTGTCTCCATTTCGAGGCCTTCCAGCTTGGCATGGCCCCTGTTTATATGGCATTTTTACGATTCATGGGTGATGAAACGGATGCACGCAATTACAGCTACAGTCTAGAGGTAGGAGGAAATGGCAGAAAGCTCATATGGGAGGGTACCCCAAGAAGTATCCGAGACAGCCATCGTAAGGTCAGGGACAGTCATGATGGTCTTATAATCCAGCGTAACATGGCACTTTTCTTTTCTGGTGGTGACCGGAAAGAGCTGAAACTTCGAGTTACTGGAAGGATATGGAAGGAACAGCAAAATCCAGATGGTGGTGTGTGCATACCAAATCTCTGTAGCTAG